The proteins below are encoded in one region of Sphingobacterium sp. R2:
- a CDS encoding FAD-dependent oxidoreductase: MKKHILITGAGIAGLTAANFLAQQGHRVTLVDRTPAFSKAGFLISLKSFGVKIMDELGLTQALKSASSPSETVDFVETDETIIQSIAYDKMNENIERSVLISRGGLHEVLHDAIKSDVEILFDTTLVQVNEKGDYAEVKLSNGKTLCVDLIIVSEGLRSATRQQYFKDVQFEDFNMLYVGGRLKRYHHKKVGAFKIYIDVDKMLSIYPIAEDEIAIQCYIRSFEDLHGLRNNAASILHHVFGNYNAEVNQLLDTLLDEGLFFIDKMGMVHTSNLVNGRMVLLGDAGYCPTALSGMGASLSIYGAKALAHYIALDPDDLAVACKNYNDLMQPIITKFQDNAQNNASSFLPKNTFHLEQFVANFRNASFSDVQKIMTDPIVLTKDQENFILD; this comes from the coding sequence ATGAAAAAACATATTTTAATTACTGGTGCCGGAATTGCCGGCTTAACCGCAGCAAACTTCTTGGCGCAGCAAGGTCATCGTGTTACGCTGGTGGATCGCACGCCCGCATTCAGCAAGGCTGGATTCCTTATATCTTTAAAAAGCTTCGGTGTGAAAATCATGGACGAGCTCGGACTTACCCAAGCCCTCAAGTCAGCGTCATCCCCTTCCGAGACCGTTGATTTTGTGGAAACCGACGAGACCATCATCCAAAGCATCGCTTATGACAAAATGAATGAAAACATCGAACGCTCGGTTTTGATATCGCGGGGCGGATTGCACGAGGTATTGCACGACGCCATTAAGAGCGATGTCGAAATCCTTTTTGACACCACGCTGGTACAAGTCAACGAAAAGGGAGATTACGCAGAAGTAAAGCTTTCAAACGGGAAGACCCTGTGTGTCGATTTGATTATCGTGTCGGAAGGACTACGTTCTGCTACTCGGCAGCAGTATTTTAAAGACGTTCAATTTGAGGACTTCAATATGCTGTACGTAGGCGGCAGATTGAAGCGCTATCACCACAAGAAAGTAGGTGCTTTCAAAATCTATATCGATGTAGACAAAATGCTGTCGATCTATCCCATCGCAGAAGATGAGATTGCCATCCAATGTTATATACGCAGTTTTGAAGACCTCCACGGGTTAAGAAACAACGCAGCCTCCATTCTTCACCATGTTTTTGGCAATTACAATGCTGAAGTAAATCAGTTGCTTGATACTCTTTTGGACGAAGGTTTATTTTTCATCGACAAGATGGGCATGGTACATACGTCAAATCTGGTCAACGGAAGAATGGTACTGCTGGGCGATGCAGGCTACTGTCCTACAGCGCTATCCGGCATGGGGGCTTCACTTTCAATTTATGGCGCAAAAGCTTTAGCCCATTATATTGCTTTAGATCCAGATGATCTCGCCGTTGCTTGTAAGAATTATAACGACCTGATGCAGCCTATCATAACAAAGTTTCAGGATAACGCGCAGAATAATGCCTCATCTTTCTTACCCAAAAACACCTTTCATCTAGAGCAATTTGTCGCGAACTTTCGAAATGCCAGTTTCAGCGATGTGCAAAAAATAATGACAGATCCGATTGTGCTGACGAAGGATCAGGAAAATTTTATTTTAGATTAA